A region of Arabidopsis thaliana chromosome 5, partial sequence DNA encodes the following proteins:
- a CDS encoding Alkaline phytoceramidase (aPHC) (Alkaline phytoceramidase (aPHC); FUNCTIONS IN: hydrolase activity, acting on carbon-nitrogen (but not peptide) bonds, in linear amides; INVOLVED IN: ceramide metabolic process; LOCATED IN: integral to membrane; EXPRESSED IN: 15 plant structures; EXPRESSED DURING: 7 growth stages; CONTAINS InterPro DOMAIN/s: Ceramidase (InterPro:IPR008901); BEST Arabidopsis thaliana protein match is: senescence associated gene 18 (TAIR:AT1G71190.1).) codes for MVWLTNQQIGRWKRKRILVVGSFLCWSIIMFITPKVPLDSFRHHIFADKRNFMGVPNTLNVMTNFPFLIVGVLGFVLCIGGSFFNISLNGEIWGWTLFYAGIASLAFGSAFYHLKPDDNRIVWDTLPILIAYSSLFSSFLVERAGEKVGLSCLILLLFISCLSVAYARVFNDLRLCMTFQLIPCLVIPVMAVLLPPKYTHSRFWLWATAAYTIAKIEGLADNKIYNANRYIISGHSLEHLCSAVATLLLTIMLLYRSIRFNRLGDLKGRP; via the exons ATGGTGTGGTTGACGAATCAACAGATAGGGAGATGGAAAAGGAAACGAATTTTGGTTGTGGGATCGTTCCTCTGTTGGTCAATCATCATGTTCATCACTCCCAAAGTTCCTCTCGATTCATTTCGCCATCATATCTTCGCCGATAAACGCAATTTCATgg GAGTGCCTAATACATTGAATGTGATGACCAACTTTCCCTTTCTTATCGTTGGAgttcttggttttgttctttgcatTGGAGGAAGCTTCTTCAACATAAG TTTAAATGGTGAGATCTGGGGATGGACACTGTTCTACGCAGGCATTGCAAGCTTGGCTTTTGGTTCTGCTTTTTATCATCTCAAACCTGATGACAACAGAATCGTCTGGGACACTTTGCCT ATATTGATTGCGTATTCGTCGCTTTTCTCTAGTTTTTTGGTTGAGAGAGCGGGGGAGAAAGTGGGACTTAGTTGCCTCATCTTGCTTCTATTTATATCATGTCTCAGTGTTGCTTACGCCAG AGTGTTTAATGATCTCCGGTTATGCATGACGTTCCAGTTGATACCGTGTCTGGTGATTCCCGTCATGGCGGTTTTGTTACCTCCCAAATATACACACTCTAGATTCTGGCTCTGGGCAACAG CGGCGTACACTATTGCCAAGATTGAAGGACTTGCAgacaacaaaatatacaatgcAAATCGATATATCATCAGTGGGCATTCACTGGAGCATTTGTGTTCTGCCGTGGCTACGCTTTTACTTACCATTATGCTTTTGTATAGAAGCATTCGGTTTAATAG ATTAGGTGATCTCAAAGGCCGTCCTTGA
- a CDS encoding Alkaline phytoceramidase (aPHC) (Alkaline phytoceramidase (aPHC); FUNCTIONS IN: hydrolase activity, acting on carbon-nitrogen (but not peptide) bonds, in linear amides; INVOLVED IN: ceramide metabolic process; LOCATED IN: integral to membrane; EXPRESSED IN: 15 plant structures; EXPRESSED DURING: 7 growth stages; CONTAINS InterPro DOMAIN/s: Ceramidase (InterPro:IPR008901); BEST Arabidopsis thaliana protein match is: senescence associated gene 18 (TAIR:AT1G71190.1); Has 1807 Blast hits to 1807 proteins in 277 species: Archae - 0; Bacteria - 0; Metazoa - 736; Fungi - 347; Plants - 385; Viruses - 0; Other Eukaryotes - 339 (source: NCBI BLink).), with product MVWLTNQQIGRWKRKRILVVGSFLCWSIIMFITPKVPLDSFRHHIFADKRNFMGVPNTLNVMTNFPFLIVGVLGFVLCIGGSFFNISLNGEIWGWTLFYAGIASLAFGSAFYHLKPDDNRIVWDTLPILIAYSSLFSSFLVERAGEKVGLSCLILLLFISCLSVAYARVFNDLRLCMTFQLIPCLVIPVMAVLLPPKYTHSRFWLWATAAYTIAKIEGLADNKIYNANRYIISGHSLEHLCSAVATLLLTIMLLYRSIRFNR from the exons ATGGTGTGGTTGACGAATCAACAGATAGGGAGATGGAAAAGGAAACGAATTTTGGTTGTGGGATCGTTCCTCTGTTGGTCAATCATCATGTTCATCACTCCCAAAGTTCCTCTCGATTCATTTCGCCATCATATCTTCGCCGATAAACGCAATTTCATgg GAGTGCCTAATACATTGAATGTGATGACCAACTTTCCCTTTCTTATCGTTGGAgttcttggttttgttctttgcatTGGAGGAAGCTTCTTCAACATAAG TTTAAATGGTGAGATCTGGGGATGGACACTGTTCTACGCAGGCATTGCAAGCTTGGCTTTTGGTTCTGCTTTTTATCATCTCAAACCTGATGACAACAGAATCGTCTGGGACACTTTGCCT ATATTGATTGCGTATTCGTCGCTTTTCTCTAGTTTTTTGGTTGAGAGAGCGGGGGAGAAAGTGGGACTTAGTTGCCTCATCTTGCTTCTATTTATATCATGTCTCAGTGTTGCTTACGCCAG AGTGTTTAATGATCTCCGGTTATGCATGACGTTCCAGTTGATACCGTGTCTGGTGATTCCCGTCATGGCGGTTTTGTTACCTCCCAAATATACACACTCTAGATTCTGGCTCTGGGCAACAG CGGCGTACACTATTGCCAAGATTGAAGGACTTGCAgacaacaaaatatacaatgcAAATCGATATATCATCAGTGGGCATTCACTGGAGCATTTGTGTTCTGCCGTGGCTACGCTTTTACTTACCATTATGCTTTTGTATAGAAGCATTCGGTTTAATAGGTAA
- a CDS encoding Pyridoxal-dependent decarboxylase family protein (Pyridoxal-dependent decarboxylase family protein; FUNCTIONS IN: diaminopimelate decarboxylase activity; INVOLVED IN: lysine biosynthetic process via diaminopimelate; LOCATED IN: chloroplast; EXPRESSED IN: guard cell, cultured cell; CONTAINS InterPro DOMAIN/s: Alanine racemase/group IV decarboxylase, C-terminal (InterPro:IPR009006), Ornithine/DAP/Arg decarboxylase (InterPro:IPR000183), Orn/DAP/Arg decarboxylase 2, N-terminal (InterPro:IPR022644), Orn/DAP/Arg decarboxylase 2, C-terminal (InterPro:IPR022643), Diaminopimelate decarboxylase (InterPro:IPR002986), Orn/DAP/Arg decarboxylase 2, conserved site (InterPro:IPR022657), Orn/DAP/Arg decarboxylase 2, pyridoxal-phosphate binding site (InterPro:IPR022653); BEST Arabidopsis thaliana protein match is: Pyridoxal-dependent decarboxylase family protein (TAIR:AT3G14390.1); Has 30201 Blast hits to 17322 proteins in 780 species: Archae - 12; Bacteria - 1396; Metazoa - 17338; Fungi - 3422; Plants - 5037; Viruses - 0; Other Eukaryotes - 2996 (source: NCBI BLink).) — MAAVTQFLSQPSSIRGTLNQYQLNQTSLSRIPFLSLKSTLKPLKRLSVKAAVSQNSTKTLTKESASSFDHCFKKSSDGFLYCEGTKVQDIMETVEKRPFYLYSKPQITRNLEAYKEALEGVRSVIGYAIKANNNLKILEHLRSLGCGAVLVSGNELRLALLAGFDPTKCIFNGNGKSLEDLVLAAQEGVFVNVDSEFDLNNIVEASRISGKQVNVLLRINPDVDPQVHPYVATGNKNSKFGIRNEKLQWFLDEVKAHPKELKLVGAHCHLGSTITKVDIFRDAAVLMIEYIDEIRRQGFEVSYLNIGGGLGIDYYHAGAVLPTPMDLINTVRELVLSRDLNLIIEPGRSLIANTCCFVNHVTGVKTNGTKNFIVIDGSMAELIRPSLYDAYQHIELVSPTPPEAEVTKFDVVGPVCESADFLGKDRELPTPPQGAGLVVHDAGAYCMSMASTYNLKMRPPEYWVEEDGSITKIRHAETFDDHLRFFEGL; from the exons CTCTCCCAACCTTCATCAATCCGCGGAACCCTAAATCAGTACCAATTGAATCAGACTTCACTCTCAAGAATCCCATTTTTGTCTCTCAAGTCAACATTGAAGCCACTTAAACGCCTCTCCGTCAAAGCCGCCGTTTCCCAAAACTCCACCAAAACCCTCACGAAAGAATCTGCTTCCTCTTTCGACCACTGTTTCAAGAAATCATCAGATGGGTTTCTCTATTGCGAAGGAACCAAGGTTCAAGATATCATGGAAACAGTCGAGAAACGACCCTTTTACTTATATAGCAAACCTCAGATCACGAGAAACCTTGAGGCTTATAAAGAGGCTTTGGAAGGAGTGAGATCTGTTATTGGTTACGCTATTAAAGCTAATAACAATCTCAAGATTTTGGAGCATTTGAGGAGTTTGGGCTGTGGTGCTGTGTTGGTTAGTGGAAATGAGCTCAGGCTTGCTCTTCTTGCTGGTTTCGATCCCACAAA GTGTATTTTCAATGGAAATGGAAAGTCTTTGGAAGATTTAGTTCTAGCTGCTCAAGAAGGTGTTTTCGTAAATGTTGATAGTGAGTTTGACTTGAATAACATTGTGGAAGCTTCAAGAATTTCTGGTAAGCAGGTCAATGTGTTGTTGCGTATCAATCCTGATGTTGATCCTCAG GTGCATCCATATGTAGCTACTGGGAACAAGAACTCGAAGTTTGGTATTAGGAACGAGAAGCTTCAATGGTTTCTGGATGAAGTGAAGGCACATCCCAAAGAGCTGAAGCTTGTTGGAGCTCATTGTCATCTTGGTTCTACCATTACAAAG GTGGATATATTCAGAGATGCTGCGGTTCTCATGATTGAATACATTGATGAAATCCGGCGTCAAGGCTTTGAGGTTAGCTACTTGAACATTGGTGGTGGTTTAGGGATAGATTATTATCATGCCGGCGCTGTCCTTCCTACACCCATGGATCTTATCAACACC GTAAGAGAGCTGGTTCTTTCACGAGACCTGAATCTAATAATCGAGCCAGGGAGATCACTGATTGCAAACACATGTTGTTTCGTCAACCATGTAACTGGTGTGAAGACGAATGGAACTAAAAACTTCATAGTGATTGATGGAAGTATGGCTGAGCTTATCCGTCCCAGTCTTTATGATGCCTATCAG CATATTGAGTTGGTCTCTCCTACACCGCCTGAAGCAGAGGTTACCAAATTCGATGTAGTGGGTCCTGTTTGTGAATCTGCTGATTTCTTGGGCAAAGACAGAGAGCTTCCCACTCCTCCACAG GGAGCTGGTCTGGTGGTTCATGACGCTGGTGCATACTGTATGAGTATGGCTTCCACTTACAATCTCAAGATGCGTCCCCCGGAATACTGG gttgaagaagatgggTCGATCACTAAGATCAGGCATGCTGAGACATTCGATGACCATTTACGTTTCTTTGAAGGACTATGA